The Phragmites australis chromosome 1, lpPhrAust1.1, whole genome shotgun sequence genomic interval TCTAGCATTGGTGGCAACATGCTCACCAAAGGACCCCAAAGGAAGCTCGTAAAAGGCTCAACTCCTTGgttattttggtggcttgatCCATTTGGAAGCTTCGAACCGTTGTGTCTTCGAGAATGCTAGGCCGCTGATGAGGGTGTTGTTACGAAAGATCAAGGAGGAAGCTAGATTGTGGTGCTTGAGGGGAGCAGTGGGTCTGCGGTCCTTGTTGCCATGAGTTGTTAGGTCCAAGTAGCTCTCTATCAGCCATGGTACGCTTGTAGCTAAAAAAATTTCCTAGCCGCTTGGAATGGTATTGTTCTCGGACGGTTTTTtctcttaatataatgatacgTAGTTCTCTTgcatattaagaaaaaaaaatactactagAAGTTTTTACTGTAATAAGGAGTATGTTCTCTAACCATCGGGTAACCATATTTATACGTCTTGATGGCCACGAGCCATCGGGCATGGCAATACCGCGTCAAATTTCTAGTTTTTTTCAATAGATAAAGCTTTGATTGTAGTGCTAAGATgatacaaatatataaatatttacttTCAACTTTTGTATAGCGCAGAtgtatattattaaaaaatcaaaacaaaaagaaaagaaaaaaaaacaattcgCGGTCTATGCTGAAGCATCCATCCAAAATCTAGGTAAAAATTTTCTTGACCGTCCGTTCTATAAAAGTTCATACCGGCGTAACATGATGCTCATGCCGCTGCATTCATGATTCACAGCGTAGATGAGTTCTTGATCAATGTCAAACTGAACCACGACGCTAGCGTACATGAAACAAAACGGAAAATTTTGCATCAATAAAAGAACATTAGGCAGttcaaagaaaaggaaagaacaatccccaggagaaaaaaaaaaaaacgggaAACATTTATACATGCATCTGTAGCTCTACACTAGTGCACTGGTGCTGCGTGGAATTGGAGCAGTGAGTGCatcgcgccggcgccgcccgcTGCTGCCCGGTGGAGAAGTTGACGGAAGCGGATGTGGCCGAGGAGATTTCCGTGGCCACTGTTGGGCCTTGGAGCCGTGCCTCGCGAGGAACATGATCCAACGGCGCGGGTGGAATGTAGCGTGGACAcgccgcggcgccgccgccggtgcaagCTGGGAGCGCCAGACCGCGCGGAAGCGGACgtagccaagcaggccgccggAGGGCACCCGACACGCCATCAGCCGAAGCCAGCGTCAGGGGCGGGTAATCTACGGCGGCCTCACGCCCACAAGGTATTCGATGGATTGGCCTCTCTCCTTCAAGTTCTTCCTTCGGTGGGATTGGTAGCCCGTGCCCCGTGGATCGCCCCGCTGTGGCAATGGGCGAATGGGATTCTGCCATTCTGGTGGGCAGCCGTAGTGACTCTTCATGTTCACGAATTGGAAGCTAATCGTCCATTTGGGTGGCGCGGAAGGTATAGGCGGATTTGGGTCAGCTGAACCTAAAATGTGACTTCGATAGAAAGCAAGCAAATTCGGCTGCATTTTCGGATATTGGCATCCCATCCTGCAGCCGTGATTTTGCCTTGCTTCCATCCCAAACTAACTCCGATCAGGACATAGGGTAAGATTTCCAGTTTTTTACAAGATATCATTAATTCCTCTTTTTGATCACGGTTGCGATGCTCCTGCATGCTCACATATCCAGCTAGAATCTTTATGTTATGAATGCCCAGTATATGTTATGCAGTATTTATTCTCTGCAACTGGGATGTCCTAGTTAAGAGAATGCAAACTGCACAGCTTTTCTTATACAAACCACACACCATGGACCCAGCCGTCCCTACACcttatatttgaattatttgaAGTGCTTCTCTTTAATTTCGTCAAATATGTTGTCCTTTCCTTAGAGGCCACCATatacctttctttcttttttctagaaCATGCAATGCACTTATTTCATTAAGAAGAAGAATCACATACCTTTCCTCAAAGGCTGAGACTTGCAAGCTGCAACGCTATCTCAGGATCTATGCAGTTTGCCTTTAGTAGATATCCAAGCGCTCAGCTACACTGCACTCCAGGAATCAGTGCAAAAGCTTCAGGCTAAGAAAGAAAGTGGTATATAATTGCAGAGCACATTGCCTCCACTCCATCTGCAAGCTCTATCGGACACAACACAAATAATTCCTGTGCGTGCGAGAGCGCAAGGTCCATACTATAGCCATGAGCGGAGGAGCTGAGATGATGGCCGGTGCCGTTGTGCAGCGTGTGGCCGGCATGCTCGGTCAGGCCGCCTGGCAAAGGGTGGAGCTGCTTTGGACGTTCAGCGATGATGttgaggagatgaaggacaaGTTGGTCGCCGTGCAGGCTGTGCTGGTCGATGCCGAGAAGCGCTCCCGAGGGAGTGAAGGCGCACCGGTGCAGGTTTGGCTCAAGAAGCTCAAATCTGCTGCCTACAACATTGAAGACACCCTTGACGAGCTGGAGGCCAATACAATGATATGGAGGAGTCGCACATGCCTGGTAGTAACTACATTGTGAGCCCTGAATGTATATTCAAGTTCATTTTATTTGAGAAATTTGCTAGCATATATCTCTCTCTAGGAGTATTTCATTTATTGCATTTAacatatctatttttattttttccttcgcCGTAAATATGTTGTGGTAGAAACTTCTTTTTTCTTGGTGAGACTCTAGTGCAAAACTTGAGCTAGGTGCAACCATGCAACATTTTTGGTTTCATCAACATATCAACATGGAAAACTAAAATAGTTCGAGGACATCTTTATTGGAGTGTCACATCACCCTTTAATTTAAAGCCAACTAATCGAATTGCCCTGAAATTGCAAGGCTAGATCCGAAATAAATTGTATATGCTATAAACATGTAATGTTTATGATCGAAGATTTGGTTGTATTTCTTATAAAACTGAGACGCTGTTTTTATCCTAATTGAAAATTCTTCTCTTATTGCCAGACTGAAAGTCCCTTAAGCATacaattttaaataaattgatTGATCTCCCTTGCACAAAAAAGGTTTCTAGGCGATAACCAAATCTAAGCATTCATAATCAAGGTACACCGATTTGAGGGCCTGATATTGTTTTGTGAAAGTTTTTAGtttaaccttttttttcttagcATTTGTAGTACAGATGGAGTGGACTTTTATTTTATAACTAGCAGACCACACAATTGTGTGGCTTGGTTTGAAAATACAACTGAATTTGCAAAGTGCTTATGATTATTTTTGGATTTGTTGTGCAACTCCAATGCCCAAAATATAGTAATATGACCATGGACacttataataaaatttatttattgtagATTGTTCCCATATCCGAAGCCACATAAATTTGTAAACAGAGATGTACATTGTTTTAGTAAACTGATCCTGTTTGATATTGCCTTGAGGTCTGAGGCGCAACTTTGAGAgctgatttttatcataatatgTGTTTGTTATAATGTTACAAATACACAGTATTATGAAATCATTTTTCTAACCATCTACTAGCATGGTTTTATTTTTCGTAAACAGAAGGATACGGTAGTTTCAGGATTTCCATATTCTGCTTAGACTTTTTATAGATCCAGTAGCAGTTTGAAAGGGCATGTTTTTGGAGTGGAAAATTTCGaaggaaaaaagtttgtgatggcatttaaaaaaaaaaaacaaaaacaaaaacacattTGTACGTTGTAGTGGCATACATGCACATAGTCATTTTCGCAACCTTTTCTCCTTTCTCCCAGACAATGCAAACTTTATCAAGtgtgttctctctctttttacctTTAGGTTTTACTAATTTAGGGATAGAGTACAATATGACTTCTCACACAAAATCAACGCTCAATATTCAAGGATGTTACGATTCAAGTTACTAGGTTTACTTTGAAAATTCCACAATCTAATACTTAGACAATATATTAAATCAGCACATGCCCACTTCATACGAGAAAACAAATTCTGATGGTAGTAAAGTACTGCAGGTTAAATTGGTGTTCACGTCATTCAATCCACTAATGACGCGACTCACTGTGTCAAACAAGATGAGACAAATCAGAGGAAAGCTAGATCAAATAGCTGAGGAACAAAAAAAGTTCAATTTTCTGCAACTGGCAGATAGAAGACAAGCTATGACCATTAGTAACCAAGAAACATATGTGGGTCGCAGTGATAAAGTCGAGATGGTTGGAAGAGAAACTGAGAAAAATAgtatattaaattttttatcGCAGAAAGTTGATCAATTGAAAATAGCCATCATTCCCATTGTTGGCTTTGGTGGTATGGGTAAGACGACACTCGCAAAATCTGTTTTCATTGCTAAGGAGACAGATAGGTTTGATGTGAAAGCATGGGTCCATGTCTCAGAGGAGTTTGATTTGAAGAAGATTGCCGCTGCTATTATCTCTCAGGTTGAGGGCAGCTCCCAAGCAAATGATACTAGATTACAGAATCTAAATTCTGGCCTTGAACGCATACTTTCAGGCAAGATTTATTTTATTGTCTTGGATAACCTATGGGAGAAGAGGGGAGACAATTTGGAGAAGTTGATGGAAATGCTACAGTATGGTAATAACGGCAGCAAGATAATAGTAACCACCCGAAGTGATCAAGTTGCTGCAGCATTATCTAGAATCCGACCTTCACAGTTTCATACTGTTCCAAAAACTAAATTGGGGCTCTTATCAAGTGATGATTGCTGGTCTATTATGAATGTTCCATCTCTAGGAAGTGGGCAAGATGTCGAGCTTGTAGAGGCTGGAAAAGAATGTGCAAAGAAGTGTGGTGGAGTACCACTAGCTGCGAAATCTCTTGGTCATTTGATGAATAAGAATTGCACAAGAGAAGAATGGCTGAAAATTAGAGACAGTAATATTCTTGAGATCAAAGAAGATGACTATGGGATCATGAGTGGCTTGATGCTAAGTTATCACCACATGCCCCCACATCTTAAACTCTGTTTCATGTATTGCTCTGTCTTTCCTAAGAGCCATAACATAGATCATGATAGCCTGATTCAACAATGGATTGCTCTGGGGTTCATTCAAGATGCTCGTGGGATCCCACTCCAACGGATTGGTGGGGAATGTATCAATGATTTCTTGGGGATGTCCTTCCTTACTCTTTCAACTACCCCTGAGGTGAGTGTGATCACATTCCTCATATAATTGCATGCATGAtattatttttctgattttcttaaaaaaaaagaagggcaTTCCCCGATTTCATTAACAAAACCAGTGCTAGAAACCATGTTCAGAACAAGGAAGCACACCCTTTTTCCACCACTTCAATCCCCTGATCAGATTGCTGACTATATTATTTTCTGAAATGTctaatgtttttttattttccttatcTTTCAAGGCCATTGATTCAGGGAGATTCAAACCCACACTGAAATTCCATATGCATGATATGGTACATGATCTTGCAGTATATGTTGCCAGTGATGAATTCTCGTATGTAAACACGAAGGTGCATAACAATAAGAATGACAATCGAAATTGTCACTATCAGCTATTGATGAACCATAATGAAGCTTCAtcagcttgtaagtttttcccaACGAAGGTCAGGGCCCTACATTTTAGGGGATGCGATAAAATGCATCTTCCTAAGCAAGCATTCTCACACACATTATGCTTGAGAGTTTTGGATTTGAGTGGATGTCATATGTCAGAGCTACCAAGTTCTATTTATAAACTAAAGCTATTAAGGTATCTTGATGCTTCTAACCTTCCTATATCAACCTTGCCTAAATCCTTGAACCGTCTCTTGAACTTTCAAACCTTGATACTTTCAAATACTTCTCTGAAGACACTGCCCACAAACATCGGCTGCCTCCAAAGGCTTCAGTACTTTGACCTATCAGGATGTGTCAGTCTTTCTGAGCTTCCCATCTCTTTCGGGAGCCTACGTGCTCTTCTCTTCCTAAACTTAGCAAGTTGCCATGAACTGCATGCAATTCCAAAATCCTTTGGCCATTTGCGGAGTCTTCAATTTTTGAGCCTATCTGATTGCTACAAACTCCACTCACTACCAGAATCTTGTTGTCAACTTCATGATCTGACACATCTTGATCTGTCGGATTGCCATAACATTGGAAAGCTCCCGGATTGCATTGGCAATCTTTCTAAGCTTGAGTATTTGAACATGACGAGTTGTTCCAAGGTTCAAATGTTGCCTGAGTCTCTATGCAAACTCATGATGTTAAAGCATCTAAATTTGTCATTTTGCATCAAGCTTAAGCATCTTCCCTCCTGTATTGGTGTTTTACGACTTCAAAGTTTGGATCTTCAAGGCTGTGTTTTCCTTAGTGACTTGCCGGATAGCATTTTTAAAATGTCATCACTTCAAAATGTTGAGGGGGAACTTTCAAAAGCATATTTTGAAGTTGAAAAACTTAAGAAGAGTCTGAAGTTACAAGGGTCCTACGAGCTTGATGGAGGACGACGCATTGATCTGTGGAGTCAGATTGTGAATCTCGAGAATAAACTCTGCCGTGAGCTAGTGATCAATGGTCTTGACAACGTGATGCATTTGGAAGGGGCAAAGCAAGCTAAGCTGTCCAACAACTCGAAGCTTACCAAGCTGGCTCTTGTATGGGAACATAATCAAGGTAGTCCGGTGGAGCATGCAGATGCAACGGCTGACATATCGGTGCTGGAGAAGCTAGTGCCTCCTAGAAGTCTCCAACACCTTACTCTACGTGGCTATATGAGCATAGCCTTCCCTAGTTGGATGCTGGACATTGCGTCCTACCTACCTCATCTTACCAACGTAGTTCTTGCCACTTTGATGCGGTGCAGCCGCCTCCCTCCACTTGGCCGCCTGCCAAACCTTCGAGCATTGACCATAGGTGAAATGCCCAGCATCAAGAAAATTGACAGGGAATTTTACGGAGACCATGGAATTTGCCATAAGCTAAGAGTGATTCTCTTGTTCTCAATGGGCAACTTGGAAGAGTGGTGGACAACGAGATCATCCAATGAAGATGCGGAGTTCTTAATCCCTAATTTACATCTGCTGGGTGTTTCGGATTGCCCAAAGTTGAAGTTCCTGCCTTATCCCCCAATGAGCTTGACGTGGGATTTAAAGAATAGTGATCGCGTGTTGCCGGAGCATGGGTTTGGGAGTCTCTCATCTACCACTTCTCCATTTGCTCTTGGGTtctcgagctcatccccgtCTTCTGAAGTGTGGCGTAGGGCCCGGTACCTTTCTACAATCGAGTATCTTAGGCTAAACACCACGGGCCTTGGAACCTTGCCACAGGCTATCCAATGCTTCACCTCCCTCCATATACTCGAGATGGATAGTTGTCACGATTTGGTGACACTGCCGGAATGGCTGGGAGACTTGACTTCTTTGACAGAAATTTGCATCACAGCGTGCCCAAAGCTGTCTTCGCTGCCGGCGAGCATACGGCGCCTTACTGAGCTGAAGAAACTAGAGATCATCAACTGCCCAACACTGTCAGAGAAGTGCCAAGGAGAGGACAGGCACAAGATTGCTCATATACCACACGTCAAATTCCAGTAACCAGAGCGCTGGGAGCACGCACGCGTGTGAAGCGGAAGTCGCTGCCCATGTGTGTTTTCCACGACTACAAATCGATTGGTATGCACATGCCGCTTGCACTGCTAAATACTTGCATTGGTTGCTTTAGTTTGTATCTCAGGTTGAGCCTTCACTTTTCATTTTGGCCGTTCAAGGTGTGCTTCAACAGCAGCGCGCTGGAGTTCACGAGGGTCGGTGCACGCGGCGGCGCCAGTGGACCTGATCATGACGCGCGGGGGCGGGAACTGGACGGCGTTCGTGGACTGCGCCGAGCGCCGTGGCCGTCGGCGGGTGTTTGGCGAGGCCGCGTCCATTCCAGGCTTGGGTTCAGTGGCAGGACTACCTGTGGCAACTTCAACTTCTCGGGGAATTAACAAATACTGTTAGCTAGCTTTCCTTTTATTTGAAATTAGGGTCATGGTATCGTAAATTAACAAATACTATCAGCTATCTTTCCTTGTGATTTGAAATTAACAAATACTATTAGCTGGCACGTACTTGTTCCAGTTGAATTCCTCTAGTACCTTACTATATCCAAGTGACCTGTGTGCCTCTAGCTTGACAACTCAAACACACCATCAAGCAGCAAGCTAAGCTGTGTCTGGCGCTTTGGTTTGTGGGGTATTTCGAATGAGATATGGTATCTAATTTTAGAGGACGTTCGGATGAAAGACAGTTTGAGGGAATATTTTCTTGAGATACTGGATGAGCTTATCTGTTAAAAAATACTTGGGAGCTATTTATGTTCTGTTCTGAATGAGCTTTATTCTGATTGACATATTATATTTTAGTTGATTAGAGTAAATATACTTGTTTTAGCATGCTTTGAATGATATTATctcataatttatttatgtgaTTTACGATTTAATTGTATTATTGTATTTATTgtaattaaatcaacaaaataagatctctcatgtttatattttaataaaaaacaaaatgtATGATAAGCGGGTCCTTTAAATTTTTGGTTAGCATATGTGTCTAACTAAACAAGAAATTTTATGTCCTATAAAAataccaaacaaaaaattagatcacCACATCTGATAAAATATAGATGATCATATCTCGTTCAATATTATCCTTTAATCAAATACACTATCTCTAAAATTCACTTACAGCCTAACCCACTTGTAGCACGAGCCTTTATATACATATCACCTCTCTTATACTTTTGTTATCGTTTCGTGTAAAAAGTTTAACTTGAATGTCCCAAGTATGATATTAAACTCAGCACACGGAAACATTTTAGCTATACGGatcgaaataaaaaataataatgtcCCAAGTATTATAGTATCCGGCACGTACCTAAAGAAACACTGCACGGCGTCCAATGGTTTTCGACTGACGCGTGTGCATGCTTTCGTTGACTCGCGCCAGAGATCCGATCGATATGGTAGCACCGTAGCAAGCGCAGGTGCAATACCCGGGTACGCGCTTGCTACTGGTGGCGCCGTGCTCTGCACCAGGGTGCCGTACACCGCGCTCCGGCCGGACGTGTACCGCCCGCTCATGGACGGCCACCGATGGTCGAAACGCAGCGAAAATTCACCCCCAAACACGAAAGCTACGTACGCCATGAAATGCAATCACCGACAGACACGGACTACGGTGAGGTGGCGAATCGAAGCCTCGGCGAGCACCCAAACGAGAATCACGGCACTCCCCTGGCCTGACCACATAGCCCATCCATCGTGCTTTCCAGGTTCCAGCTCTAGCAAAATCGTagaccagaaaaaaaaattctccagCAAATGGAACACCAATAACGAAACTAGCGGTAACTTAGAAAATTCAGCAAGTCAAGAATTGAAGCAATGCTCCCTCCGTTTCTTGTTTAAGGCGCGCACGTAATTCAAGATTCAAATTTAttaatctttgatcaactatTAGACTAAGAATATATAGATTAGTGGATAgaaatttaatattattggATTATAAGATATATTAACAGTGCAGTGCACCGATCTGATCAGCAGTGTAGTGCATTTAAGCAGTCACACAGGGCACACCATTCGATCACACGGCACCAGAGAGCAGACCAAACCAACCAGCCCGAGATGGTGAAGCCCAAGCCCGTGCTGCTGCTCGCCATCTCGCTCTGCTGCCTCTCGGCGCTGCCTCGGCACACGGCAACAACCGACGGCAACGGCAAGCCCCTTGTCACGGCCATCACCAAGGACGCGGCCACTTCGCTCTACACCGCGCCCCTCAAGGACAGCCGCCCGCTCGTCCTCGACCTCTCCGGCCCGCTCATCTGGTCCACCTGCGACGCTTCGCACCCGACGCTCGAGTGCCACCACCACgagtgcgcgcgcgcgcacagCTACCACCCGCACAACGGCTACGGCGTGGCGGACGAGGAAGACCGCTTCAGGTGCAAGTGCACGGCGCACCCGTACAACCCCTTCGCCGGCAAGGCCGCGTCGGGGGACCTGACGCGCGCCATGCTCTCGGCCAACGCCACCGACGGCAAGAACCCGCTATACCCGGTCTCCTTCACCGCCGTCGCCTCCTGCGCGCCAGACTCCCTCCTCGCTAAGCTCCCAGCCGGCGCAGTCGGCGTCGCAGGGCTCGCGCGCACCAAGCTGGCTCTGGCTGCGCAGGTCGCGCGCACGCAGAAGGTCGCCAACAAGTTCGCGCTCTGCCTCCCGAGCGGCGGCCAGGGCGTGGCGATCTTCGGCGGGGGGCCGCTCTTCCTTCTCCCGCCTGGGCGGCCGGACGTCACGGAGAGGCTGGCGGGTGAAACTCCGCTCCGCCGGAACCCGGAGTTCCCCGGTTACTACATCTCGGCTAAGGGCCTCGCCGTGAACCAAGAACAAGTGCCACTCTCCTCGTACGGGCCACTTGTCGTCGGGCTGTGCTCGAGGATCCCATACACGGTGCTCCGTTCGGACGTGTACCGTCCGTTCGTGCAGGCGTTCGACAAGGCCACCGCCGAGAGGAAGCGGGTCACCCCGCCGGTGGCGCCGTTCGAGTTGTGCTACGACTCGCGGGAGCTGGGGTCAACGCGGCTCGGCTACGCCGTGCCGCAGGTGGACCTGATGCTCGAGGGCGGCAGCAACTGGACGGTGTTCGGCGGCAACTCGATGGTGCAGGTCAATGACAACACGGCGTGCTTC includes:
- the LOC133928752 gene encoding disease resistance protein RGA2-like; the protein is MSGGAEMMAGAVVQRVAGMLGQAAWQRVELLWTFSDDVEEMKDKLVAVQAVLVDAEKRSRGSEGAPVQVWLKKLKSAAYNIEDTLDELEANTMIWRSRTCLVKLVFTSFNPLMTRLTVSNKMRQIRGKLDQIAEEQKKFNFLQLADRRQAMTISNQETYVGRSDKVEMVGRETEKNSILNFLSQKVDQLKIAIIPIVGFGGMGKTTLAKSVFIAKETDRFDVKAWVHVSEEFDLKKIAAAIISQVEGSSQANDTRLQNLNSGLERILSGKIYFIVLDNLWEKRGDNLEKLMEMLQYGNNGSKIIVTTRSDQVAAALSRIRPSQFHTVPKTKLGLLSSDDCWSIMNVPSLGSGQDVELVEAGKECAKKCGGVPLAAKSLGHLMNKNCTREEWLKIRDSNILEIKEDDYGIMSGLMLSYHHMPPHLKLCFMYCSVFPKSHNIDHDSLIQQWIALGFIQDARGIPLQRIGGECINDFLGMSFLTLSTTPEAIDSGRFKPTLKFHMHDMVHDLAVYVASDEFSYVNTKVHNNKNDNRNCHYQLLMNHNEASSACKFFPTKVRALHFRGCDKMHLPKQAFSHTLCLRVLDLSGCHMSELPSSIYKLKLLRYLDASNLPISTLPKSLNRLLNFQTLILSNTSLKTLPTNIGCLQRLQYFDLSGCVSLSELPISFGSLRALLFLNLASCHELHAIPKSFGHLRSLQFLSLSDCYKLHSLPESCCQLHDLTHLDLSDCHNIGKLPDCIGNLSKLEYLNMTSCSKVQMLPESLCKLMMLKHLNLSFCIKLKHLPSCIGVLRLQSLDLQGCVFLSDLPDSIFKMSSLQNVEGELSKAYFEVEKLKKSLKLQGSYELDGGRRIDLWSQIVNLENKLCRELVINGLDNVMHLEGAKQAKLSNNSKLTKLALVWEHNQGSPVEHADATADISVLEKLVPPRSLQHLTLRGYMSIAFPSWMLDIASYLPHLTNVVLATLMRCSRLPPLGRLPNLRALTIGEMPSIKKIDREFYGDHGICHKLRVILLFSMGNLEEWWTTRSSNEDAEFLIPNLHLLGVSDCPKLKFLPYPPMSLTWDLKNSDRVLPEHGFGSLSSTTSPFALGFSSSSPSSEVWRRARYLSTIEYLRLNTTGLGTLPQAIQCFTSLHILEMDSCHDLVTLPEWLGDLTSLTEICITACPKLSSLPASIRRLTELKKLEIINCPTLSEKCQGEDRHKIAHIPHVKFQ
- the LOC133891039 gene encoding chitinase CLP-like, translating into MVKPKPVLLLAISLCCLSALPRHTATTDGNGKPLVTAITKDAATSLYTAPLKDSRPLVLDLSGPLIWSTCDASHPTLECHHHECARAHSYHPHNGYGVADEEDRFRCKCTAHPYNPFAGKAASGDLTRAMLSANATDGKNPLYPVSFTAVASCAPDSLLAKLPAGAVGVAGLARTKLALAAQVARTQKVANKFALCLPSGGQGVAIFGGGPLFLLPPGRPDVTERLAGETPLRRNPEFPGYYISAKGLAVNQEQVPLSSYGPLVVGLCSRIPYTVLRSDVYRPFVQAFDKATAERKRVTPPVAPFELCYDSRELGSTRLGYAVPQVDLMLEGGSNWTVFGGNSMVQVNDNTACFGFVRMKESEKRRYFGAPAVVIGGFQMENNLLVFDEEKAQLGFSGLLFGRQTTCSNFNFTLAA